GGGCTCTTCGAGCTCGCGTCGGGCGGGGGCAGCACCGTCGCGTACGCCGGCACGTCGTTCGCGGCGCCCATAGTGAGCCTCTTCCTCGGCATAGACGGCATGAGCAACGTGCCCGTCTGCGGCGAGCCTGCCGCGGGAGAGCATCCGGCCCTGGCTTACGGCGGAACCGGCATGGTCCCGTTCTACGGGCCGAACAGCGCGCTGGCCGACGGCTGCTTCTACTGAGCCCTTGTGCCCGGCCCCGTGCGGCGCAAGGGATCCCTCGCGGCTTCCGAGGTGAGTGCGGCGGAGCCTCGGTCGGGTAAGGCGCGCTCCGGCGCCGGGCGTGCCTTCTCCGTGGCCTGGTTCGTGCAGAACACGAGCGTCGGCCTGGTGCTCGGCGCCCTGGCGATCACCATGGACATCTCGCTAGCCGCCCTCCTGTACGGCGGCCAGCCCGAGTACCTCGGGCGCGGCATCGGGCTCGTGTTGCTCGGCGGGGCCATGCTCCCTCTCGTGGTCACGCTCCTCACCTCGTTGCCCGGGATCTTCGCCAACGCGCAGGACGCGCCAGCCGCCGTGCTCGGCGCTCTGGCGGCGGCGCTCGGCACGCAGGTGGTGGCCGGAGCCCCGCTAGCCGGCGAGGAGCGGTTCTTCACGATGGTCGCCATCGCGGCCTGCACCGCCCTGGCGACCGGGGTCGTGTTCATGCTGTTCGGCCTCTTCCGGCTCGGCAGCCTCGTGCGGTACCTGCCCTACCCTGTATTGGGCGGCTTCATGGCCGGAACGGGCTGGCTCCTCCTCACGGGCGGGGTGGGCGTCATGTCCGGCGTCAGGCCCAGCCTGCACTACCTCACCGACCTCCTCGCGGCCGACAGGCTCGTGCTGTGGGCGCCGGGCGTCGCGCTCGCCGTCACCCTGTTGGTGCTCACGCGCCTCTACCGCCACTTCCTCGTCTGGCCCGTCACGATGCTGATCGTCACCATCGGCTTCTACGTCGTCATGGCCGTCACGGGCGGCGACGTGGACGGCTGGCGCGCGCGCGGCCTTCTGCTCGGGCCGTTCCCCGCCGGCTCCCTGCTGGCCCCGTTCAAGGCCTCCGAGCTGCAGGCGGTGCGGTGGGACGTCGTGCTCGATCACCTGCCCACCATGGCCTCCGCGATACTCATCGCGTTGATCGCGCTCCTGCTGAACGCCATCGGCGTCGAGCGGGTGACGGGGCGCAAGGGCGACCTCAACCGCGAGCTCCGCGCCGCCGGCCTCGGCAACCTGCTGGCCGGCGGGCTCGGCGGCTCCCCCGGCTACCAGAGCCTGAGCTTCTCGACGTTCAACTTCACCGCCGGCACCGGCTCACGCTACGCTCCCATCGTCGCCGTCGGCGCCATGGCCGCGTGCCTCCTGTTCGGCGCCGGGGTCGTGGCGCTCGTGCCGAAGGCTGTCGTGGGCGGCCTGCTGGCGTACTTCGGCCTCAAGTTCCTCCACCAGTGGCTCTACGAGGCGCTCTTCGACCTGCCGCTCAGCGAGTACCTAGTGGTGGTCGCCATCCTCGCTGTCATCGTCGTGGCGGGGGTGTTGCCCGGCGTCGGGGTCGGTCTCGTCCTCACCGTCGTCCTGTTCGTGATCAGCTCGAGCCGCACGGACGCCGTCAGGTACGCGCTTGGCGGCGCCGACCTGCGCTCGCGCGTCACGCGCAGCGCGGCGGAACTGGCGCGCCTGGCCGAGCACGGCGGCGAGCTCATGGTCGTGCAGCTCCAGGGGTTCCTGTTCTTCGGGACCGCCACCGCGCTGCTCGAACGCCTGGAACGCCGCGTGCGCTCCGGGCCGCCCGTGCGGTCGGTCATCCTAGACTTCTCGCGCGTGTCGGGGGTCGACGCCACCGGCCTGGCGACGATCGAGGACGTCTTCAAGCTCGGCGAGAGCTCCGGGTTCGAACTGCTGCTCAGCGCCGTGCCGGAGCGCCTCTACCGGCGCCTCGGTCGGCGGCGGCAGGGCGGTGAGGAGGCCGGCGCGGCGTTCCGTTTCGCCAAGCTCGACACGGCGCTCGAGCACGCCGAGGAGCGGCTGCTCGAGCGCTGGGACGCGAAACGCGACGCGCGCGGCACCGAGGCCGACGCGGTCGCCTACTACTCCGGCGCCGGCTTCGACTTCGCCGACCTGTTGCCCTACCTGACCCGCAGGGAGCTGCGCGCCGGCGAGGTGCTCATCCACAAGGGCGACAAGGCGGACGAGCTCTACTTCCTCGTCGAGGGCCAGATGACCGCGGTAGCGGAAGGCGGAAACGGCGCGACCACGCGCCTGGAGACCCTACGCTCCGGCGGGCTGCTCGGCGAGCTCGGGTTCTACCGCGGTGGGCTGCGTAGCGCAACGGTGCGCGCCGACCGCGAATCGACGCTGCTGGTGCTGGGCGAGGCGGCCCTGGCGCGGCTCACGGCCGAGGCCCCCGGACTGGCCGCCGACCTGCACCGTGAGGTGGCGCGGCTCATGGCCGGTCGCGTGCTGCACCTGATGGCGGCCGTCGACGCTTTGGAGCGCTAGCGGGCCAGCTCCTCGACCAGGCGTCGGCCGAGCGCCTCGGCGAGCGTGGCGGCGCGGAGGAAGCCGCGCCCTCCCAGTGCCCCGAGCACGTGGACGTTGCGCGTCAGGCGCCGCGCTACCGGCTCGCCCGACGGGCGCTTGGCACGCGCGCCCACCCAGCGCCGCACGACGCGCGCGCCGGCCACGCCCGGCACCTGCCAGGCCAACGCGGAGACGAGCGGGTGCGGCGGGCGGGCCACGCCGGCCACGCCATCGCCCTCCGCTCCGCCATCGCCCTCCGGCGCCGGTCCCGACCACTGCTCGTGAGGCCAGGCCGGTGCCGGCGCGGCGGAGTGGCCGCCCGTGACATAGACCTCGGCCATGCCGGCGGGGCCGACCGGCCCGAACGCCGCGACGACTGCGCCGGCGAGCGGGTAGGGCGCCGCGACCGGCGCGCTGAGGACCAAGGCCTCGCCCCACACCGTCTCGAACGCCGGTTGCCTGAGGCCGGGGCGCGTCGCGGCGCCCGTGCAGAGCACCGCCTTGCGGGCGACGATCGCGCCGCCGTCGATCGTCGCGCTCACGCCCGTGACCGTCTCGCTCAGGCCGCCGACGTCGATGCCGCGCCGCGTCCGGCCGCCGGCCGCCGCCGCGCCCGCCTCGAGCGCGCCGAGGAGCAGCGCCGGGCGTACCCACCCGCCGCGCTCGACGAGCATGGCGCCGAACGGAGCGTGGTAGACGGGGTCGACCGCGCCCGGCTCGAGCCACGTCGTGTCGGGCAGGCGCCGCCAGGCGCGCGCCTGGCGCGGGTTGTCCGCTACGCGCAGCACGCCGCTCCGCGTGGCGCCCGGTTCGTGGCCCGCCGCTTCCAGCTCCGCCACCAGCCGCCAGAAGGCGGCCAACCCTTCCTGGTCGGCGAGCGACGACCGGCCGCTGCGGCCGCGGTTGGGGTTGAGGAGCGCGGCAGGGACGCTGGAAGCGCCGGAGGCGCCCTCCGCGCCGGCATCCACGAGCAGCGAGTCCACCCCGGAGCGCGCTAGGTAGTAATGCAACGTGGCGCCCGCTATCCCCCCGCCGATGACTAGCACGTCGACGGCCGCATGCGCGGTCCCTTCGCTGCCCGTCTCGCCGCTGACCTCGCCGCCGACTTCGTCGAGGAGACCGCTTCCGAACCGGGCAGCGGGTCCGCCACGGAACCCGCTGCCTGACGGGCTCGTGCCCCCGCTCTCGAGCCCGTTCATGCCGCCGGCCTGCGCGCCACGAGGACCTCGCGCTTGCCGCCCACCGGTCCGGGCGCCTTGGCGACCTCCAGGCCCTCGTCCGCGAGCGCCCGGCGCACGGCGCCGGCGACGCAGAAGCTGACGAGCCTACCGTCGGGCTTGAGGACGCGCGCCAGGCGGGCGAGGAACGCGCCGGACCAGAGCCCGGGCGCGTTGGCCGGGCCGAAGGAGTCGTGGTACACGGCGTCGACCTGGGGGAGATCGCCGGCCTCCCATGCCGAGGACAGGGCGTCGCCGACGAACAGCTCCAGACTGACGCGGTCGTGCTCGAAGGCGTGCCAGCCTGCCCGCGCGCTCATACCGAGACCGGCGCGCCAGGCGATCAGGGCTTCGGGCAGTCGGGACGGGGCCAGCAGCTCGGCGTAGCGCAGCTCGCGCAGCGTCGCCGCGCTCGGGGGCGCCAGCTCCAGCGCCCGGTAGCGCAGCGCGGCGCCGCTCTCCACCGCGGCGGTCGCGCTCACGAGGAAGTTGAGGCCGGTACCGAAGCCGACCTCGAGCACGTCCGCGCCCCACCCACGGGCGAGGCGGTCGGCGACGCCGCTCCCCTCGAGGTAGACGCTTCTTGCCTCGCTGAGGGCACCGTGGAGCGACTTGTACGCCTCACCGATAGGGGAGGCGAGGGTGCGGGACCCGTCGGCCGTGACGACCACCGCCGGTGCACGCGACTGCGTCATGGCGAGCTCACCGTGCGATGCTACCGCCTCACCCGGGCGCAGTGTTCTCACCATGTCGGGCGCTAGACTTGGAACGTCCGGCAGTGCCGGGCAGAATACGAGAAGATGCTGCGTTTCCTCCAGCTAGCCGGCGAAGCAGTCGCTAACACGTACCGGGCCGTCGTCGAGTGGGTGTCGACGGTGCTGGGCGGCTCGTCGGACCCGACGGCATGGACCGCTACCGTATGGTCGGCCGCCGGTCTGGCGCTCCTGCTCGTCGTCCTCGTGCTACTGCTTGTCGCGGCGGCCAGGCGGCGCAGGCGCCGTCGCTTCGTGCCCGAGATGATGATGTCGCACGGCGAGATCGCGCTACTCGGTGACGGGGATCGGGCGTTCGTCGAGAGCAAGGTCGACGGCAGCCTCGACTCGCGTCTCGAGGCGCCGGCCGGCGGCAAGTACCTGCTCAAGCTGGCCCTGAGCAACCTGAACCCCTACCCGGTGCAACTGCTGGAGCTCGCGGTGCGCGCGGGGCGCGGCGGGTTGCCCGTCGTCGCGGAGGCGGGCGCCGTCGTGCCGCCCAACGGCGCGGTCGACGTGGCCGCCGACCTCTTCGACCTCCCGGGCCACGGCGGAGTCATCGAGCTGTACCTCTACTCCAACAAGCTCAAGGCCCGGACCTTCAGGCTGGCCGCACCCCTCGAGTGGGAGCCGTGGGCGAGGCGCTACCGGGTGAAGGCGCTCGAGGGGCGCACGGAGGCCGCCCCGAGGCTCGCCTCGGAGGACCGCAGGCGGTTCGAGGGGCTGGAGTATGCGCGCGAGCGGCGGCAGGCCAGACGTGCTGCCTTCGCCGGGGTCGTCCGGGAGCGGACGGACGGTCTCAGGCGGCAGGTGGAGGGTTACCGCGCCGCCCGCGCGGAACGCGACCGCTCGGCGGCGTCGGCCGCCGCCCGCGCCACGGACGAGACGCGGCCGCCTGTCGGTGGTTCCACGCCGGTTCCCGCCACCGGGTCCGAGTCTGGCGCGCCAACGTCGGGTTCGCCCACGCTACCGGACGCCCCGGTGAAGCGCGGTCTGCAGTTCCCGGACGAGTTCTAGAACCGGTAGCCGCGCTGCCGCCGGCGCGGGGCCGGTCGGGGGCGCCGGCGGCATATGCTGGGCGGCCGGAGGCTCCTCATGAAGATCGAACGCGTGGAACTGCGCGCACTGGCGGTGGACATCAAGTTCCGTTTCGAGACCAGCTTCGGCGTCGAGCGCGACCTGCACAAGGTCCTGCTCGTCCTGCACTCTGGCGGGTTGGAAGGTTACGGCGAGGTCACGGCCAACCGCGTCCCCGGCTACAGCTACGAGACGGCGTCCGTGGCCTGGACGGCCCTCGAGGAGTACGTCCTCCCGCGCGTCGTCGGGCGCGACTTCCAGACGCCCGCCCAACTGCTCGCCGCCATCAAGGGCATCCGCGGCCACAACATGGCCGTGGCGGCGCTCGAGACGGCGTTCTGGGACCTGCAGGCCAAGGCGGCCGGGCTGCCGCTCTGGCGCCTCCTGGGCGGCGCGCGCGAGGTCATCGAGGTCGGCGCCTCGCTCGGCATCCAGGCCACGACGGAGGCGACGGTCGCCGAGGCCCAGCACCACGTCGCGGAAGGGTACAAGCGCCTGAAGTTCAAGATCAAGCCGGGCTGGGACGTGGTTCCGCTCCGCGCCGTCAGGGACGCGCTGCCTGACACGCACCTGACGGTCGACGCCAACAGCGCCTACCGGCTGACCGACGCGCGCGTGTTCCGCGAGCTCGACGAGCTCGGGCTCGACTACATCGAGCAGCCGCTCGCGCACGACGACCTCGTGGACCACGCCAAGCTCCAGTCTTTGCTCCTCACGCCCATCTGCCTCGACGAGTCCGTGCACTCGGCGGCCGACGCCCGCAAGGGGTTGGCGCTGGACGCCGGCCGCGTCATCAACGTCAAGCTTGGGCGCGTGCGCGGTCACCTGGAGGCGCGGCGGGTGCACGACGTGGCCCTAGCCTTCGGCGCGCCGGTGTGGTGCGGCGGCATGCTCGAGCTCGGGGTGGGCCGCGCGCACAACCTGCACATGAGCACGCTCGAGAACTACACGCTCCCTGGTGACACCGCCAGCGCCAGCCGCTACTGGGGCGACGACGACATCGTCGAGCAGCGGCTCGACGCCGTCGACGGCGTTCAGCGCCTGCCGAGCGACGGCCCCGGCCTTGGCGTCACGCTACGTCAGGACCTGGTCGAGCGTTTCACCGTGAGGCGCCACGTCGCTCAGGGTTGACGGCGCGGGCTCCGCTTCCCAGGTGTCCGGCCGCTGCGTGAGGATCAGGCGCGCGTGGCGGTCGTACGTCAAGTACTCGTAGGCCCAGCTGAAGAGGGCGGAGAAGCGGTTGCGGAAGCCCGGCAGGTAGACGAGGTGCAAGAAGAGCCAGCCCAGCCACCCGAGGAAGCCCCGCAGCTTCAGGCCGAGGAGTGCGGGGGAGAGCTCGGCCACGCCGGCGTTGCGACCGATGATGGCCATGCTGCCGAGGTCGTGGTACTTGAACGGCTCGGACGGCAGCCCTTGCAGGCGGCGGACCACGGCGCGCGCCACGTGCTTGCCGCCCTGGATGGCCACCTGCGCCACCTGCGGTAGGAGCCTGCCGTCCGGGCCCTGGGCCCCCGCCACGTCGCCGACCGCGAAGAGCTCCGGGTGCCCCGGCAGGCTGAGGTCAGGCTCCACGGTGAGGCGCCAGCCCCGCTGCAGCGCCTCGCCCAGGCTCTCGGCCAGCACCTCGCCGACGGGGTGGGCGCGCACGCCGGCGGCCCACACGACGGTCTGGGTGGGGATGACCTCGCCGGAGCGCAGCACCACGGCGTCCGCGCGTACCTCGGCGACCGTGGAGCCGAGCCGCACGTCGACGCCGCGGCGGCGCAGCACGCGCTCCGCGTAGCGCTGCGAGCCGGCGCCGAAGGTGGGCAGCACGCCCGTGCCGGCCTCGACGACCACGACGCGCGCCAGGCGCAGGTCGAGCTCGGGGTAGTCGGCGCCGAGGACGCGGTCGAACAGCTCGACGAGCGCCCCGGCCATCTCGACGCCGGTAGGACCGGCCCCGACGACGACGACCGTCAGGGCGCCGCGCTCGACGCTGCGCGGGTCGGCCGCCGCCGCCTCGAAGCGCCCGAGGATGTGAGAGCGTAAGGCGTCCGCCTTCTCCAGGCTCTTGAGCACGAAGGCGTTCTCGCGCACGCCCGGAGTGCCGAAGTCGTGGTACACGGCGCCGGCGGCGACCACCAGGTAGTCGTAGCCGACACGCTCGCCGTCTCGGAGCTCGACCTCCTTGGCCGTGGGGTCGAAGCCGACGACGTCGCCTTGTCTGAAGCGGAAGTTGGCCTGACGCCTGAAGATGCCCCGCACCTGGTAGGCGATGTCGCCGCTGTCGAGCGCCGCCGTGGCCACCTGGTAGAGGAGGGGTTGGAAGGTGTGGTAGTTGTTCCGGTCGATCAGCAGGACGTCGACCGGGGCGTGCGCCAGTCGTTTGGCCGCGTGCAGGCCCCCGAAGCCGGCACCGATGATCACCACGCGTGGACGGCTAGGCATGGACCGCCACCTTTCGAGGGACAGGCTCGTGCGCCGTCTGGGCGCGTCGGCGCCGTGCCGCCGGCCGGCGCCGGCCGGGCACGGGACGAAAGTCCCTTGTGAAAGATTGTACAAGCTTTGGCGGCCCGGCGTGCACCGTGGCGCACATGGTCGGCCGGGCCGCCCGCGCGTCGCGGTCAGAGCATGGAGCCCGCGCTCAGCGCGCCATCTTCAGGGCCACGCGGCGCCCCGTCGGCGTGTCGGCGAGCCCGCCCTCGCCTGTCTCCCGTAGCTCCGGCGGGAGCATGCGGCCGACCGCGGCCATGGCGTAGACGACCTCGTCCGGCGGGATGAACGACTCGACCCCGGCGAGGGCCAACTGCGCCGCCGAGACGGCGTGCACCGCGTAGAACGCGTTGCGCGACACGCACGGCACCTCGACGTAGCCCCCGACCGGGTCGCACACCAGGCCGATGGTGTTCATGAGGGCCTGGGCGGCGGCGTGCACACAGGCGCGGGCGCTCCCGCCCAGCAGCTCCGTGACGGCCGCGGCCGCCATGGCGGCGCTCGAGCCGATCTCGGCCTGGCAGCCGCCGGTCGAGCCGGCGATGAACATGCTCTTGCTGATGACTTGCCCGATGCCCGCAGCCAGGACGAGGGGCATCACGAGGTCGGAGTCGTCTTTGCCCAGGTGATCGGCCACGCCGATGAGCGCGCCCGGCACGGTCCCGGCGCTGCCGGCCGTCGGCGCGGCGACGATGCGGCCCATGCGCGCGTTCTCCTCGTTCACGGCCATGGCGTACGCCTGCACGCGTTTGAGGAGCGGCGCGTCCAGGGCGTCCGGGGCGTCGTGGAGGGTCTTGGCGTTCCACCCGACCATGCCAGTGCGACTGGGGGCCGTGCTGGCGAGGCCGCGGCGGATGGAGTCGCGCATCTCGCCGACGCGAGCGAGCATGGTCGTGAGGAGGTGGCTCCTGGCCGCGGCGTCGTCGCCGAGGTCGTCTTGCAGGACGAGCTCCGAGGCCTTACCGGGGTAGAGCATGATGTCTGCCAGGGTCATCGCGCATCTCCGTCCGCGACCGCACCCGTTGAGCTCGGGGCGTCGCTCGCCATAACGGCAGGCAGCAGCCGCAGCCAGTGGACGTACGGCAAGCTGCTCAGGTAGGTGACCGCGTAATCCGCGAGGGGTCTATCTATCTCCATGGACAGCATGGCGTGCCCGCCGCGCCGCTGGCGGGCCGAGAACGCCGTGGCGATGTTGCCGCCGTCGTCCGCGACGACGCTGGCGACGCGCGCGATGACGCCGGGACGGTCCGTGTGCAGCGCCAGCAGCGCGTGGTAGGCGCCGCTCACCTGCACGTCGAAGCCGTTGACCTGACCGACGCGCACGAAGCCGGCCCCGAGGCTGGAGCCGAGGACGGCTACGCTCGCGCCGTCGCCGCCGGCGCTGAGCTCCATGAGCACGCTGTTCGGGTGGATGTCGCCAAGGTCGGCGGTGGTGAACTCGTAAGCGAGGCCCGCGGCGGCGGCGTGCTCGAACGCGTCGCGGATGCGCTCGTCGTCGGGGTAGTAGCCGAGCGTGCCTGCCACGAGCGCGAGGTCCGTGCCGTGGCCCTTGGCGGTCTTGGCGAACGAGCCGTGCAGCACGAAGCGAGCGTGCCTAGGTTCGGCGCCGAGCACGTTCCGCGCGAGGAGCGCCAGGCGGCAGGCGCCCGCCGTGTGCGAACTGGAGGGGCCGACCATGACGGGCCCGATCTGGTCGAGGAGCGACATGCGTCCTCAAGTCTACTCGCGCCCATGGGCGGTCCGCGTGCCGAACGGACGTTGTGAGAAACACGACGAGCGAGTAGCCAGGGCGCGTCTACCCGCCCCCGCCGCCCCTTTCTTCCGCGGGCGGCAGCAGCGCCGCGATCTCGCGCATCACGGCCTTTGTCAGCTCGGACGCGTCGTCCCGCGTGCGCCCGGCTGCCTCGAGCGCGGGTCCGAACGCGACCCTGAACTTGCCCCGCTCGCGCCAGATGGCGGCGGGCAGGAGCGGCGTGCCGGCGCGCTGGGCGAGGTAGGCGGCGCCGTCAAGGGCGGCCGCGCCGCCGGCGTTGCGCGTGCCCTGTACGAAGATGCCGACGGCCCTGCCGGCCTGGAGGCGCCTGAGGGCCTCCTTGATCGCGCCGATGTCCTGCCCCTCCCTGTCCACCGGGAAGGCGCGCAGCCCGCGCATCACGGCCCTGGAGAGCGGCTTGACGAAGAGCTCCTTCTTCGCCATGAACTCGAGCTTCCGGTTGATGGAGACGCCGACGATGGGCGGGTCCCAGCTGCTCTCGTGGTTGCAGGCGACCACCAGCCCCGTGCCCTGCGGCACGTGCTCGAGGCCCGTGACGCGCAGGCCGCGGAACAGCCGGGCGTAGGCGCGCACCAGGACGATGGCCGTCGGCATGAACCACCGCGGCGAGAGGAGCCGTTCGAGGAAGCCGTGGCCTTGCGGGTGCCGGTCGGCCATCCGAGGGTTCAGCGCGTGCGCGCGGCCGGCCGGCCGGCTCCCCCGCGTGCCTCGCGGCGCGGGTCTACGGCGCGCGGTTCGTCCTCGCCGCCACTCGCGTGCGCCTCTCGCCGCCTGTCGAGGAAGAGCGAGACGAGCACGCCCAACGCGGCCACGAGCAGGTGCAGCGCTACCCAGGCGCCTTCGCTGACGTGCCACGGGAGCGCCACCTCGAAGAGCGGCTTCTTGGAGAGCTGCCACGACACGATGGCGGGCGCGACGAGGAGGACGGGCGAGAGGACGAGCGCGCCGTAGCGCCAACCGAACTCGAGCCCGAGCATGGC
The Trueperaceae bacterium genome window above contains:
- the mnmD gene encoding tRNA (5-methylaminomethyl-2-thiouridine)(34)-methyltransferase MnmD; this translates as MTQSRAPAVVVTADGSRTLASPIGEAYKSLHGALSEARSVYLEGSGVADRLARGWGADVLEVGFGTGLNFLVSATAAVESGAALRYRALELAPPSAATLRELRYAELLAPSRLPEALIAWRAGLGMSARAGWHAFEHDRVSLELFVGDALSSAWEAGDLPQVDAVYHDSFGPANAPGLWSGAFLARLARVLKPDGRLVSFCVAGAVRRALADEGLEVAKAPGPVGGKREVLVARRPAA
- the menC gene encoding o-succinylbenzoate synthase, producing MKIERVELRALAVDIKFRFETSFGVERDLHKVLLVLHSGGLEGYGEVTANRVPGYSYETASVAWTALEEYVLPRVVGRDFQTPAQLLAAIKGIRGHNMAVAALETAFWDLQAKAAGLPLWRLLGGAREVIEVGASLGIQATTEATVAEAQHHVAEGYKRLKFKIKPGWDVVPLRAVRDALPDTHLTVDANSAYRLTDARVFRELDELGLDYIEQPLAHDDLVDHAKLQSLLLTPICLDESVHSAADARKGLALDAGRVINVKLGRVRGHLEARRVHDVALAFGAPVWCGGMLELGVGRAHNLHMSTLENYTLPGDTASASRYWGDDDIVEQRLDAVDGVQRLPSDGPGLGVTLRQDLVERFTVRRHVAQG
- the sdaAB gene encoding L-serine ammonia-lyase, iron-sulfur-dependent subunit beta, which codes for MSLLDQIGPVMVGPSSSHTAGACRLALLARNVLGAEPRHARFVLHGSFAKTAKGHGTDLALVAGTLGYYPDDERIRDAFEHAAAAGLAYEFTTADLGDIHPNSVLMELSAGGDGASVAVLGSSLGAGFVRVGQVNGFDVQVSGAYHALLALHTDRPGVIARVASVVADDGGNIATAFSARQRRGGHAMLSMEIDRPLADYAVTYLSSLPYVHWLRLLPAVMASDAPSSTGAVADGDAR
- the sdaAA gene encoding L-serine ammonia-lyase, iron-sulfur-dependent, subunit alpha; the encoded protein is MTLADIMLYPGKASELVLQDDLGDDAAARSHLLTTMLARVGEMRDSIRRGLASTAPSRTGMVGWNAKTLHDAPDALDAPLLKRVQAYAMAVNEENARMGRIVAAPTAGSAGTVPGALIGVADHLGKDDSDLVMPLVLAAGIGQVISKSMFIAGSTGGCQAEIGSSAAMAAAAVTELLGGSARACVHAAAQALMNTIGLVCDPVGGYVEVPCVSRNAFYAVHAVSAAQLALAGVESFIPPDEVVYAMAAVGRMLPPELRETGEGGLADTPTGRRVALKMAR
- a CDS encoding FAD-binding oxidoreductase, yielding MNGLESGGTSPSGSGFRGGPAARFGSGLLDEVGGEVSGETGSEGTAHAAVDVLVIGGGIAGATLHYYLARSGVDSLLVDAGAEGASGASSVPAALLNPNRGRSGRSSLADQEGLAAFWRLVAELEAAGHEPGATRSGVLRVADNPRQARAWRRLPDTTWLEPGAVDPVYHAPFGAMLVERGGWVRPALLLGALEAGAAAAGGRTRRGIDVGGLSETVTGVSATIDGGAIVARKAVLCTGAATRPGLRQPAFETVWGEALVLSAPVAAPYPLAGAVVAAFGPVGPAGMAEVYVTGGHSAAPAPAWPHEQWSGPAPEGDGGAEGDGVAGVARPPHPLVSALAWQVPGVAGARVVRRWVGARAKRPSGEPVARRLTRNVHVLGALGGRGFLRAATLAEALGRRLVEELAR
- a CDS encoding 1-acyl-sn-glycerol-3-phosphate acyltransferase, producing MADRHPQGHGFLERLLSPRWFMPTAIVLVRAYARLFRGLRVTGLEHVPQGTGLVVACNHESSWDPPIVGVSINRKLEFMAKKELFVKPLSRAVMRGLRAFPVDREGQDIGAIKEALRRLQAGRAVGIFVQGTRNAGGAAALDGAAYLAQRAGTPLLPAAIWRERGKFRVAFGPALEAAGRTRDDASELTKAVMREIAALLPPAEERGGGGG
- a CDS encoding SulP family inorganic anion transporter, whose protein sequence is MRRKGSLAASEVSAAEPRSGKARSGAGRAFSVAWFVQNTSVGLVLGALAITMDISLAALLYGGQPEYLGRGIGLVLLGGAMLPLVVTLLTSLPGIFANAQDAPAAVLGALAAALGTQVVAGAPLAGEERFFTMVAIAACTALATGVVFMLFGLFRLGSLVRYLPYPVLGGFMAGTGWLLLTGGVGVMSGVRPSLHYLTDLLAADRLVLWAPGVALAVTLLVLTRLYRHFLVWPVTMLIVTIGFYVVMAVTGGDVDGWRARGLLLGPFPAGSLLAPFKASELQAVRWDVVLDHLPTMASAILIALIALLLNAIGVERVTGRKGDLNRELRAAGLGNLLAGGLGGSPGYQSLSFSTFNFTAGTGSRYAPIVAVGAMAACLLFGAGVVALVPKAVVGGLLAYFGLKFLHQWLYEALFDLPLSEYLVVVAILAVIVVAGVLPGVGVGLVLTVVLFVISSSRTDAVRYALGGADLRSRVTRSAAELARLAEHGGELMVVQLQGFLFFGTATALLERLERRVRSGPPVRSVILDFSRVSGVDATGLATIEDVFKLGESSGFELLLSAVPERLYRRLGRRRQGGEEAGAAFRFAKLDTALEHAEERLLERWDAKRDARGTEADAVAYYSGAGFDFADLLPYLTRRELRAGEVLIHKGDKADELYFLVEGQMTAVAEGGNGATTRLETLRSGGLLGELGFYRGGLRSATVRADRESTLLVLGEAALARLTAEAPGLAADLHREVARLMAGRVLHLMAAVDALER
- a CDS encoding NAD(P)/FAD-dependent oxidoreductase, whose translation is MPSRPRVVIIGAGFGGLHAAKRLAHAPVDVLLIDRNNYHTFQPLLYQVATAALDSGDIAYQVRGIFRRQANFRFRQGDVVGFDPTAKEVELRDGERVGYDYLVVAAGAVYHDFGTPGVRENAFVLKSLEKADALRSHILGRFEAAAADPRSVERGALTVVVVGAGPTGVEMAGALVELFDRVLGADYPELDLRLARVVVVEAGTGVLPTFGAGSQRYAERVLRRRGVDVRLGSTVAEVRADAVVLRSGEVIPTQTVVWAAGVRAHPVGEVLAESLGEALQRGWRLTVEPDLSLPGHPELFAVGDVAGAQGPDGRLLPQVAQVAIQGGKHVARAVVRRLQGLPSEPFKYHDLGSMAIIGRNAGVAELSPALLGLKLRGFLGWLGWLFLHLVYLPGFRNRFSALFSWAYEYLTYDRHARLILTQRPDTWEAEPAPSTLSDVAPHGETLDQVLT